One Treponema pectinovorum DNA segment encodes these proteins:
- a CDS encoding 5-formyltetrahydrofolate cyclo-ligase codes for MTICEEKKILRSKIKEILKTEYSDKTLRQAFSKIAVEKLASQKYFKEADFVFLYVPYGNEIDDFALKEIAWNEGKEVFVPKIYEGTSEMDFYLLVKSKPILTQLSKGSFGILEPNESLKKIEISSEVLRDKKILIVVPGLAFTENGARLGKGKGFYDIYISRLKAAGLKVFTVGFCYPLQIVKNIPMEKTDVFFDAVIKA; via the coding sequence ATGACAATTTGTGAAGAAAAAAAAATCTTGCGTTCAAAAATTAAAGAAATTCTAAAAACTGAATATTCAGATAAAACTTTAAGGCAAGCGTTTTCTAAAATTGCGGTGGAAAAACTTGCAAGCCAAAAATATTTTAAAGAAGCGGATTTTGTTTTTTTGTATGTTCCCTATGGAAACGAAATTGACGATTTTGCGTTAAAAGAAATTGCTTGGAACGAAGGAAAAGAAGTTTTTGTTCCTAAAATATATGAAGGAACGAGTGAGATGGATTTTTATCTTCTTGTGAAATCCAAACCTATTTTGACGCAGTTGAGCAAAGGTTCTTTTGGAATTTTAGAGCCAAATGAAAGCCTAAAAAAAATTGAAATTTCTTCTGAGGTTTTGCGTGATAAAAAGATTTTGATTGTTGTTCCTGGGCTTGCATTTACTGAAAATGGAGCAAGGCTTGGAAAGGGCAAAGGCTTTTATGATATTTATATTTCGCGTTTAAAGGCCGCTGGACTTAAAGTTTTTACAGTTGGATTTTGCTATCCGCTACAGATTGTAAAAAATATTCCGATGGAAAAAACTGATGTTTTTTTTGATGCGGTTATCAAGGCGTAA
- a CDS encoding energy-coupling factor ABC transporter ATP-binding protein — MNALEVDSVSKAYFTCEEKKLALDKVSFSLEEGSVTVIGGENGSGKSVLMNIISGLENCDSGKIYKSANVGLVFQEADTQILGETPREDIAFGPKNQKKSKEQIKKAVENALEEVGLTLKADYPARFLSGGEKRRLAVACMLAMENPILIFDEPYANLDYSGVKQVNALIKKLHSQKKTLIILTHEIEKCLALADRFIILFRGKKVFDGSADEGLKQNLENWNIRNPLNSYSKLSDLVW, encoded by the coding sequence ATGAACGCTCTTGAAGTTGATTCTGTAAGCAAAGCATATTTTACTTGTGAAGAAAAAAAACTCGCTTTAGATAAAGTGAGTTTTTCTTTGGAAGAAGGCAGCGTAACAGTCATAGGCGGCGAAAATGGCTCTGGAAAAAGTGTTTTGATGAACATAATTTCAGGGTTAGAAAATTGCGATTCTGGGAAAATTTATAAATCTGCAAACGTTGGGCTTGTTTTTCAAGAAGCGGACACGCAAATACTCGGTGAAACTCCGCGAGAAGACATCGCCTTTGGCCCTAAAAATCAAAAAAAATCAAAAGAGCAGATAAAAAAAGCGGTGGAAAATGCTTTGGAAGAGGTCGGCTTGACTTTAAAAGCTGACTATCCTGCAAGGTTTTTATCTGGTGGCGAAAAACGCCGTCTTGCTGTTGCGTGTATGCTTGCCATGGAAAATCCAATTTTAATTTTTGACGAGCCTTATGCGAATTTGGATTACAGTGGTGTAAAGCAGGTGAATGCGCTCATAAAAAAACTTCATTCACAGAAAAAGACTTTAATAATCCTTACTCACGAAATTGAAAAATGCCTTGCACTTGCAGACCGTTTTATAATTTTGTTCCGAGGAAAAAAAGTTTTTGACGGAAGTGCAGATGAAGGCTTAAAACAAAATCTTGAAAACTGGAACATCCGAAATCCGCTCAATTCCTATTCAAAACTTTCTGATTTGGTGTGGTAG
- a CDS encoding M16 family metallopeptidase, with translation MKKYLEHFLEHFNRIRFSSFVAFLFFFLGFFAFAQKTSIENLYRYKLENSLELFVLEDDKAPLVYIEIAVRAGAVTQTRENAGLFHLYEHMMFKGNQKYKNQKDFTLALNRMGVAQWNGSTSVDRVNYYFTIPSSLLKEGLEFWSYAIRTPLMDKQELENEKKVVLSEIEGGFSEPGRILSAGIFKEIFNKEPWKLDSAGEPSIVKNATVEQLKQIQKEFYIPKNAALFVGGDVKSEDVFSLVKEIFGLWQNSEEFADEKLTSPSKEPFSSVKKLVFADSRFSKEMSQISYYLRGPDAQNDAKDSYVADVWTYMTENPESEFVQKAVNNSYLNIPNSDYVGAGYSTMRLSSLVSFSATMMKNDKISELEQANRFIDYVRFDAVQDFIKGENGYKKADIQKVKNRMEDERIYSLESAEDFLSELSYFWAAGGSQYFFDYEKNIEKVSAKDLLLFAEKYLKDKNGLAVLQVNPESFIQHKDEFIKNGWQELTFENARWWKDFNYEKK, from the coding sequence ATGAAAAAATATCTGGAACATTTTTTGGAACATTTTAATCGAATCCGTTTTTCATCTTTCGTTGCGTTTTTGTTTTTTTTTCTAGGATTTTTTGCTTTTGCACAAAAGACTTCGATTGAAAATCTTTACCGCTACAAACTTGAAAATTCTCTTGAACTTTTTGTTTTGGAAGATGATAAAGCACCACTCGTCTACATAGAAATTGCTGTTAGAGCCGGAGCGGTGACACAAACTAGAGAAAATGCAGGACTTTTTCATCTTTACGAGCATATGATGTTCAAGGGAAATCAAAAGTACAAAAATCAAAAAGATTTTACTCTTGCTCTAAATCGCATGGGAGTTGCACAGTGGAACGGTTCAACTTCTGTGGATAGAGTGAATTATTATTTTACAATTCCTTCAAGCCTTCTAAAAGAGGGACTTGAGTTTTGGTCTTATGCTATACGCACGCCTTTAATGGACAAACAGGAATTGGAAAACGAAAAAAAAGTTGTGCTTTCAGAAATAGAAGGTGGATTTAGCGAGCCTGGAAGAATTTTAAGTGCTGGTATTTTTAAGGAGATTTTTAATAAAGAACCGTGGAAACTCGATTCTGCGGGAGAGCCTTCAATCGTAAAAAATGCTACTGTAGAGCAGTTAAAGCAAATTCAAAAGGAATTTTATATTCCAAAGAATGCTGCACTTTTTGTCGGTGGCGACGTTAAAAGCGAAGACGTTTTTTCTCTCGTAAAGGAAATTTTTGGTTTATGGCAAAATAGCGAAGAATTTGCAGACGAAAAATTGACTTCGCCTTCAAAAGAGCCGTTTTCTTCTGTAAAAAAACTCGTGTTTGCGGATTCTCGTTTTTCCAAAGAGATGAGCCAGATAAGTTATTATCTTAGAGGTCCTGATGCGCAAAACGACGCAAAGGATTCTTATGTTGCAGATGTTTGGACTTATATGACAGAAAATCCAGAAAGCGAGTTTGTTCAAAAAGCGGTAAATAATTCGTATCTCAACATTCCTAATTCTGACTATGTCGGGGCGGGATATTCAACCATGCGCTTGAGTTCTTTGGTAAGTTTTTCTGCTACGATGATGAAAAACGACAAAATCTCGGAACTTGAACAGGCAAACAGGTTTATAGATTATGTTCGTTTTGATGCTGTTCAAGATTTTATTAAAGGCGAAAACGGTTACAAAAAAGCCGACATACAAAAAGTAAAAAATCGTATGGAAGATGAGCGGATTTATTCGCTTGAAAGCGCAGAGGATTTTTTGAGCGAACTTTCGTACTTTTGGGCAGCAGGTGGCTCCCAATATTTTTTTGACTATGAAAAAAATATAGAAAAGGTTTCTGCAAAGGATTTGCTCTTGTTTGCTGAAAAATATTTAAAGGACAAAAATGGACTTGCAGTTTTGCAGGTGAATCCTGAGTCTTTTATTCAGCACAAAGACGAATTTATAAAAAACGGTTGGCAGGAATTGACTTTTGAAAATGCACGTTGGTGGAAGGATTTTAATTATGAAAAAAAATAA
- a CDS encoding DUF456 domain-containing protein has translation MNVDILLAIFAALTILLGLVGCVYPLLPGVPLAWLGLLISHFCRYTKTSIPVLIITLLLTIVVTVLDFILQPYLTKRSGGSKKAVMGATIGLFASLFFGPLFIILGPFLGAFIGELLTNPGDADRALKAAAGSFVGFLLGSGIKMICVIAFIWIFCFNFFI, from the coding sequence ATGAATGTCGATATCTTACTCGCAATTTTTGCTGCCCTTACAATATTGCTCGGACTTGTGGGCTGCGTTTATCCGCTTTTACCGGGAGTTCCGCTTGCTTGGCTGGGACTCTTAATTTCGCACTTTTGCAGATACACAAAAACTTCCATCCCAGTTTTAATCATAACACTCTTGCTTACAATAGTCGTAACCGTTTTAGACTTTATCTTGCAACCATATCTTACAAAACGTTCAGGCGGAAGCAAAAAAGCAGTCATGGGTGCAACAATCGGACTTTTCGCTTCACTTTTTTTCGGCCCACTTTTTATCATATTAGGTCCATTTTTAGGCGCCTTTATCGGCGAACTCCTTACAAATCCTGGCGATGCAGACCGCGCCCTAAAAGCTGCCGCAGGTTCATTCGTAGGCTTTTTGCTCGGTAGCGGAATAAAAATGATTTGCGTAATCGCATTTATATGGATTTTTTGTTTTAATTTTTTTATATAA
- a CDS encoding insulinase family protein: protein MKKIISFLAFFLIYLPLFSFTKDDIKILTLENQLALYFLQDTTTATVRLELNIDAGFFNQTPKDAGFFSFYAKLLGLEITPDSVKIEKTVAPPQVEDVLIQFESLFKTLQITDKNLSLELEKNKKAIREYSSSTAGFINSAIDTRIFSSSPWQSENTIMPEYFSSVNVQQARTIFAKIKNVYYVPEKTKLYISGNITEKQALALVKKYLGKLKNSSSDFMQTKEAETLKNTEDKSLQDEKNLSTQAKKSSSVKKYVLTDESLSPDFTQVVLQYTSFSNDETDLLASIFDNPYSTFKTLLLKQKNLALRSPDYIGVSSAQQKNWSRLLIQALCEKSNVGPLIQGELFLQMATEKQRVLQQEVDFALKEINSNFVLTCDNSTLLMKNLASFNRANNVFGEDMFAKTEKLSSLDAQFLNERYESQEPVLFVLCNTKNYAKHSKEFAQKGWIHINQKNGAWYRLSEYKDFVPSKNKNEKSLEDKIVYSNAEDFSSAKRFITENRAQFSSLKLKNEIPVTLKSNPLSKTVAISLAIEGGELLFAQNTPGLASVLTNSLAAIIQNRLDSYYANSVFKTRATVKAQTKTEYSVLTVSCSKDDFSSCMQAIFQSIVFDDISPSLADSIAYDLRSQWRIKSGQETFQLLCEAVKSIYKTPFTNLYESSKDIPSQNLEYTQIAAAYPVLLDCTRFSLVIAGGINADENLQNLLDQTFGSLQTLSKNQSIKLKIEKLPLSRTAKRVKLRHQFFTDVSADKAGPRPQVLIPTTDFSDPLLFVLDGPKTTSTDSALFSSLLYLLEKRLKEKLPAPQNIKIFPPDEILPYARVSITKIKRIAETEKLYKDTVREIITALEKSINKDTSGFKELEKDSIFFELENLWLLKELEATSTNEGTAELVHQGMFLEDPLLYLQKYEAVSSAQAEDYYLIAKSYLESTKILKIYSADSKR, encoded by the coding sequence ATGAAAAAAATTATTTCTTTTCTGGCATTTTTTTTGATTTACCTTCCTCTTTTTTCTTTTACAAAAGATGATATAAAAATTTTAACTTTAGAAAACCAGCTCGCCTTGTATTTTTTGCAGGATACAACAACTGCAACTGTAAGACTCGAATTAAACATAGACGCAGGATTTTTTAATCAAACTCCAAAAGATGCAGGATTTTTTTCTTTTTATGCAAAGCTTTTGGGGCTCGAAATCACTCCAGATTCTGTAAAAATCGAAAAAACGGTTGCGCCACCGCAAGTGGAAGATGTTTTAATTCAATTTGAATCTCTTTTTAAAACTTTGCAGATAACCGATAAAAATCTTTCTTTAGAATTAGAAAAAAATAAAAAAGCGATAAGAGAATACTCCTCTTCAACCGCAGGCTTTATAAATTCTGCAATCGACACGAGAATATTTTCATCTTCTCCGTGGCAAAGCGAAAACACGATTATGCCAGAATATTTTTCTTCGGTAAATGTGCAACAAGCAAGGACGATATTTGCCAAAATAAAAAATGTTTACTACGTTCCTGAAAAAACAAAACTTTACATAAGCGGTAACATAACAGAAAAACAGGCTCTAGCCTTGGTGAAAAAATATTTGGGAAAGCTTAAAAACTCTTCATCAGATTTTATGCAAACTAAAGAAGCGGAAACTTTAAAAAATACGGAAGATAAAAGTTTGCAAGATGAAAAGAATCTATCGACCCAAGCGAAAAAATCTTCCAGCGTAAAAAAATATGTTTTAACAGACGAATCACTTTCGCCCGATTTTACACAGGTTGTGCTTCAATACACGAGTTTTTCCAACGACGAAACAGACCTTTTGGCTTCTATTTTTGATAATCCATATTCAACATTTAAAACGCTTCTTTTAAAGCAGAAAAATCTTGCGTTGCGCTCTCCTGATTACATTGGAGTTTCTTCGGCACAGCAAAAAAACTGGAGCAGACTTCTAATTCAAGCGCTGTGCGAAAAATCGAATGTGGGTCCTCTAATACAAGGTGAACTTTTTTTGCAGATGGCAACAGAAAAGCAAAGGGTCTTACAGCAGGAAGTTGATTTTGCATTAAAAGAAATCAATTCAAATTTCGTGCTTACCTGTGATAACTCAACTCTGCTCATGAAAAACCTTGCTTCCTTTAACAGAGCAAACAATGTTTTTGGCGAAGATATGTTTGCAAAAACAGAAAAGCTTTCTTCACTTGATGCACAGTTTTTAAATGAACGCTACGAGAGCCAAGAGCCAGTTTTATTTGTACTTTGCAACACAAAAAACTATGCAAAACATTCAAAAGAATTTGCTCAAAAAGGCTGGATTCACATAAATCAAAAAAACGGAGCCTGGTATCGTTTATCGGAGTATAAGGATTTTGTGCCTTCAAAAAATAAAAATGAAAAATCACTCGAAGACAAAATCGTCTATTCAAATGCAGAAGATTTTAGTTCTGCAAAGCGCTTTATAACAGAAAACCGAGCGCAGTTTTCATCGCTTAAACTAAAAAACGAAATTCCTGTAACACTAAAATCAAATCCTCTTTCAAAAACTGTTGCAATTTCGCTCGCAATAGAAGGCGGAGAACTCTTGTTTGCTCAAAATACTCCGGGCCTCGCGTCTGTTTTAACAAATTCTCTCGCTGCCATCATCCAGAACAGGCTGGATTCTTACTATGCAAACTCCGTTTTTAAAACCAGAGCAACGGTAAAAGCGCAGACAAAAACAGAATATTCAGTTTTAACGGTAAGTTGCAGCAAAGATGATTTTTCTTCCTGTATGCAGGCGATTTTTCAAAGCATAGTTTTTGACGACATAAGCCCTTCGCTCGCAGATTCAATCGCGTACGATTTAAGAAGCCAGTGGAGAATAAAATCTGGCCAGGAAACTTTCCAGCTCCTGTGCGAAGCGGTAAAATCGATATACAAAACTCCGTTCACAAATCTGTACGAAAGTTCAAAAGATATTCCATCGCAAAATTTAGAATACACTCAAATCGCCGCTGCTTATCCTGTTTTGCTCGACTGCACAAGGTTTTCTCTTGTCATAGCGGGCGGAATAAATGCAGATGAGAATTTGCAAAATCTTTTAGATCAAACTTTTGGTTCTCTGCAAACACTTTCAAAAAATCAATCTATAAAATTAAAAATTGAAAAACTTCCACTTTCAAGAACTGCAAAAAGAGTAAAACTTCGCCATCAATTTTTTACAGACGTGAGTGCCGATAAAGCAGGCCCAAGACCTCAGGTTTTAATTCCCACGACGGATTTTTCGGATCCCTTGTTGTTTGTCTTAGATGGACCAAAGACAACTTCCACAGATAGCGCACTTTTTTCTTCGCTTCTGTATCTTTTAGAAAAACGCCTAAAAGAAAAACTGCCTGCTCCACAAAACATAAAAATATTTCCGCCAGACGAAATACTTCCGTACGCAAGAGTGAGCATAACAAAGATAAAGCGCATTGCAGAAACAGAAAAACTTTATAAGGATACTGTTCGCGAGATAATAACAGCACTAGAAAAATCCATAAACAAGGACACGAGTGGTTTTAAAGAACTTGAAAAAGATTCCATATTTTTTGAACTTGAAAATCTCTGGCTTTTAAAAGAACTCGAAGCAACAAGCACGAACGAAGGAACAGCAGAACTCGTCCACCAAGGAATGTTTTTGGAAGATCCTTTGCTCTATCTTCAAAAATACGAAGCTGTAAGCAGTGCACAAGCGGAAGACTATTATCTTATAGCAAAATCATATCTAGAAAGCACAAAAATATTAAAGATTTATTCTGCCGACTCAAAACGATAA
- the leuA gene encoding 2-isopropylmalate synthase, producing the protein MNATKYRPVIQPAPKDRKWPDNRITKAPIWCSVDLRDGNQALIDPMGIETKLAYFDLLVKIGFKEIEICFPSASDTEFDFCRRLIEENHIPDDVTIQVLCQAREHLIKRTMEAIKGAPNVIFHIYNSTSPAQRKYTFNKSKEEIIKIAVDGVKCIKECMKDFPKEESEKIRLEYSPESFSMTELDYAIEICEAVKNEWGTSPDKKIIFNLPTTVECYTPNVYADSIEYFAQHISDRKNVIISTHCHNDRGTGVAECELALMAGADRVEGCLFGNGERTGNLDIVTVALNMFSEGIDPKLDFSDLPEIADSYQEYTKMEIPPRTPYAGGLAYTALSGGHQDAIAKGLSAREKLSQDAIWDVPYLLIDPKDIGRKYEGIIRINSQSGKGGASFILEHSFGYSIPKAMQGEIGKLIKEESDKAQRELKSEEILELFEKQWLYNRNTLEVLDLASTMVGTSGDEEMVSVRGVIRYKGEKITIGGSGNGPLDGFVSSLKETSVPKFNITYFTEHSIGKGSDTAAIAYVQISMEDGKHLWGVGKSSNVGRAGIAAVVSALNQ; encoded by the coding sequence ATGAACGCAACAAAGTACAGACCTGTAATTCAGCCAGCACCAAAAGACAGAAAGTGGCCAGACAACCGCATTACAAAAGCGCCTATTTGGTGTTCTGTAGACCTAAGGGACGGAAATCAGGCTCTTATTGACCCGATGGGTATAGAAACAAAACTCGCTTATTTTGACCTTCTTGTAAAAATTGGTTTTAAAGAAATAGAAATTTGTTTTCCTTCTGCAAGCGATACAGAATTTGATTTTTGCCGCAGACTGATAGAAGAAAATCACATTCCGGACGATGTTACGATTCAGGTTTTGTGCCAGGCACGCGAGCATCTGATAAAACGCACTATGGAAGCGATAAAAGGCGCTCCAAATGTTATTTTTCATATCTACAATTCAACATCTCCTGCGCAGAGAAAATATACCTTTAATAAATCAAAGGAAGAGATAATAAAAATCGCTGTTGATGGAGTTAAGTGCATAAAAGAATGCATGAAAGATTTTCCAAAAGAAGAAAGCGAAAAAATCAGGCTTGAATATTCACCGGAAAGTTTTTCTATGACAGAACTCGATTACGCTATAGAAATTTGCGAAGCGGTAAAAAATGAATGGGGAACATCTCCCGATAAAAAAATCATATTCAATCTGCCTACAACTGTAGAATGCTACACTCCAAACGTATATGCAGATTCGATTGAATATTTTGCCCAGCATATAAGCGACAGAAAAAACGTTATAATATCTACACACTGCCACAACGACAGAGGAACAGGTGTTGCAGAATGCGAACTTGCTTTGATGGCAGGTGCGGATAGGGTTGAAGGCTGCCTTTTTGGAAACGGCGAGAGAACTGGAAACTTAGACATTGTAACTGTTGCACTCAATATGTTTTCTGAAGGTATTGATCCCAAACTTGATTTTTCTGATTTACCGGAGATTGCAGATTCTTACCAAGAATACACAAAGATGGAAATTCCTCCGCGCACTCCTTATGCTGGTGGTCTTGCATACACCGCTCTTTCTGGTGGACATCAGGATGCTATTGCAAAGGGGCTTAGCGCACGCGAAAAACTTTCGCAGGATGCAATTTGGGATGTTCCTTATCTTTTAATCGATCCAAAAGATATTGGACGCAAGTACGAGGGAATAATCAGAATAAACTCCCAGTCTGGCAAAGGCGGAGCAAGTTTTATTTTGGAACACAGTTTTGGCTATTCAATTCCAAAAGCGATGCAGGGCGAAATTGGAAAACTCATCAAAGAAGAAAGCGACAAAGCTCAGCGTGAACTTAAGAGTGAAGAAATCCTTGAGTTGTTTGAAAAGCAGTGGCTTTATAATCGAAATACTCTTGAGGTTTTGGATTTGGCATCGACCATGGTTGGCACATCTGGAGATGAAGAAATGGTTTCTGTTAGAGGAGTGATTCGCTATAAAGGCGAAAAAATAACGATTGGCGGAAGTGGAAACGGTCCTTTGGATGGTTTTGTTTCAAGTTTGAAAGAAACGTCTGTGCCAAAATTCAACATAACATACTTTACAGAACATTCCATTGGCAAAGGTTCAGATACAGCGGCAATCGCTTATGTTCAAATTTCTATGGAAGATGGAAAACATCTTTGGGGAGTAGGAAAATCAAGCAACGTAGGAAGGGCAGGAATTGCGGCTGTGGTGAGCGCATTGAATCAGTAG
- a CDS encoding DUF4954 family protein → MPTLKFKTEDEISLPPKNILESKRLLTQEEIQILKANGNTNSDSAWKNIYVPKEDALFNPSLLQRTQIHGFLIIGRLLPATLKFHDLELECGICDSYVEDCILEDDVVVKNVAYLFNYKIGSRSILFNIQEMSCTKHSKFGNGVLKEGESENARIWIGVANENDKRAILPFESMITADAYIWSRYRSDKDLQKRFLEMTEAKNSKKWDTFGIVENDAVIKNTTLLKDVKVGANSYIKGAFKLKNITVLSSPDEPSQIGEGVELVNGIMGFGSKVFYQAVAVRFVIGRNCQLKYGARLLNSVLGDNSTVSCCEILNNLIFPFHEQHHNSSFLIASTVCGQSNIAAGATIGSNHNSRSPDGEMFAGRGFWPGLCSDFKHNSRFACFTLVSKGSYQNELNIKYPFSLVASNGDSKFITVIPAYWFLYNMYAITRNKTKFSKRDKRFVKVQHIETDPLAPDSIQEVVFAIERIIELTGTHLLSQGYEKAKNIQTQEELKQVAKDFLHQNPNADISLCDMQSQKKYGAQIHKPVRAYKTYRKILKYFSCSVLLEYCKTYSTQITRQELKKIIKEIPLYTAWVNAGGQVLPEEKLQELFAKIKNCEICDWNSVHDFYDECEKNYLLYKTAYSIYLLERLYSKKVRDFTDEIFSDIIDDVTFVSNEMLQEAHTSREKDFLDDFRKITFENDEEMSAVLGSISDNEFLMQMKEKTRAFNKDLLNLFNIV, encoded by the coding sequence TTGCCAACTTTAAAATTTAAGACCGAAGATGAAATTTCACTCCCACCAAAAAATATATTGGAATCAAAAAGATTATTAACACAAGAAGAAATTCAAATTTTAAAAGCGAATGGGAACACCAACTCAGATTCCGCTTGGAAAAACATCTATGTTCCAAAAGAGGACGCACTTTTTAATCCTTCTCTTCTTCAAAGAACTCAAATTCATGGATTTTTGATAATCGGTCGACTTTTGCCTGCAACTTTAAAATTTCACGATTTGGAACTTGAATGTGGAATTTGCGATTCGTATGTTGAAGACTGTATTTTAGAAGATGATGTTGTAGTTAAAAATGTCGCCTATCTTTTTAATTATAAAATAGGTTCGCGCTCTATTTTGTTCAATATTCAGGAAATGAGTTGTACAAAGCATTCAAAATTTGGCAATGGAGTTTTAAAAGAAGGAGAAAGTGAAAATGCAAGAATTTGGATTGGAGTTGCAAACGAAAACGACAAACGTGCAATCCTTCCTTTTGAGAGCATGATAACTGCGGACGCTTATATTTGGAGCCGTTACCGAAGCGATAAGGATTTGCAAAAAAGATTTTTGGAAATGACAGAAGCCAAAAATTCAAAAAAATGGGACACTTTTGGAATTGTAGAAAATGATGCGGTAATAAAAAACACAACGCTTTTAAAAGATGTAAAAGTGGGGGCAAATTCCTATATAAAAGGTGCTTTCAAGTTAAAAAATATAACCGTTCTTTCAAGCCCAGACGAACCGAGCCAAATTGGAGAAGGGGTTGAACTTGTAAACGGAATTATGGGTTTTGGCTCAAAAGTTTTTTATCAAGCGGTTGCCGTTCGTTTTGTTATAGGAAGAAATTGCCAGTTAAAATACGGAGCGCGATTGCTGAATTCTGTGCTTGGCGATAACTCGACTGTAAGTTGCTGCGAAATTTTAAACAACTTGATTTTCCCATTCCACGAACAGCATCACAATTCTTCATTTTTGATTGCTTCTACGGTTTGCGGGCAGTCCAATATTGCTGCAGGGGCAACCATAGGTTCAAACCATAACAGCCGCTCTCCAGACGGAGAAATGTTTGCAGGGCGTGGATTTTGGCCAGGACTGTGTTCTGATTTTAAACATAATTCTCGCTTTGCCTGTTTTACTTTGGTTTCAAAGGGAAGTTATCAAAACGAACTGAATATTAAATATCCGTTTTCGCTAGTTGCATCCAATGGAGATTCAAAATTCATAACGGTAATTCCTGCATATTGGTTTTTGTACAATATGTACGCAATAACGAGGAATAAAACTAAATTTTCAAAACGGGATAAGCGATTTGTAAAAGTTCAGCACATAGAAACAGATCCGCTTGCTCCGGATTCCATTCAAGAAGTCGTATTTGCTATTGAGCGCATAATTGAATTAACAGGAACTCATCTTTTATCGCAAGGTTATGAAAAAGCAAAAAATATTCAAACACAAGAAGAATTAAAGCAGGTTGCAAAAGATTTTCTCCACCAAAATCCAAATGCTGATATTTCTCTTTGTGATATGCAATCTCAAAAAAAATATGGGGCTCAAATTCATAAACCTGTTCGCGCATATAAAACTTACAGAAAAATTTTAAAATATTTTTCTTGTTCTGTTCTTCTTGAATATTGCAAGACTTATTCTACGCAGATAACTAGGCAAGAGTTAAAAAAAATCATCAAAGAAATTCCTCTTTATACAGCGTGGGTGAATGCAGGTGGACAGGTTTTGCCAGAAGAAAAATTGCAAGAACTTTTTGCAAAGATAAAAAATTGTGAGATTTGTGATTGGAACAGCGTACACGATTTTTATGATGAATGTGAAAAAAATTATCTGCTATATAAAACTGCTTATTCAATCTACCTTTTGGAAAGGCTTTATTCAAAAAAAGTTCGCGATTTTACCGATGAAATTTTTAGCGACATAATTGACGACGTAACTTTTGTAAGCAACGAGATGTTGCAAGAGGCGCATACTTCAAGAGAAAAAGACTTTTTAGACGATTTTAGAAAAATCACTTTTGAAAATGACGAAGAAATGAGTGCAGTTTTGGGCAGTATTTCTGATAACGAATTTTTAATGCAGATGAAAGAAAAAACACGAGCCTTTAACAAAGATTTGCTCAATCTTTTTAACATTGTGTAG